The Acidobacteriota bacterium genome includes a region encoding these proteins:
- a CDS encoding peptidase M23 — translation AAPYYDQAAPGDYDGDGKADLTVWRASDQTWYVQCSLDGSVLAQTQGQTGDTAGPGNH, via the coding sequence CGCCGCGCCCTACTACGATCAAGCCGCGCCGGGCGATTACGACGGCGACGGCAAAGCCGACCTCACGGTCTGGCGCGCAAGCGATCAGACCTGGTATGTGCAGTGCAGCCTGGATGGCAGTGTGCTGGCCCAGACGCAAGGGCAAACGGGCGACACGGCGGGGCCTGGCAATCATTGA